From Microcystis aeruginosa NIES-2549, a single genomic window includes:
- a CDS encoding type II toxin-antitoxin system RelE family toxin → MERSIPKPVQKQLNNLPKQQRERLITAIRLLTDTPRPSGVKKLKGYDETYRIRIGDYRIIYKIQDQEMLIIILSSIHRKDAY, encoded by the coding sequence ATGGAGAGGTCTATTCCGAAACCAGTTCAAAAACAACTAAACAACTTACCCAAACAACAACGCGAACGCTTAATTACTGCCATTAGACTACTTACCGATACACCTCGTCCTAGCGGAGTCAAGAAACTCAAAGGATATGATGAAACCTACCGAATTAGAATAGGAGATTATCGCATCATTTACAAAATTCAAGATCAAGAAATGCTGATTATCATATTGAGTAGTATTCATCGAAAAGATGCTTATTGA
- a CDS encoding permease → MNQISIAVTFFLSLVLTSLPLLLLGTAVSSFLLVFVNKQRLVAIFPRNRLLGAIVGSAIGLILPVGQYGTIPVARRFLLEGVPPGVVFSFLTAAPTLNIVTLWLTWQTFTYSSIFFYRSLSVWLMAIFIGTLFSFYREKPRTDSEIPLESSLVLSGSFLPEEAASQPLQRVGSLVYEYKTRDRQAWPISVQLFLDNFIDEALELGGLLIIGCAIASVFQLLLPQSQLIAWGNTPVTQILVQLFFGFTLAVNASLSTFVPGSLITNLSVGSTLAFLLIASLIDIKAFILLLSAFRAKIVLYFGILWLLMTFLVALILGFYLG, encoded by the coding sequence ATGAATCAAATTTCTATCGCTGTTACTTTTTTTCTTAGTTTAGTCTTGACCTCGCTTCCCTTATTACTTTTGGGGACAGCCGTTTCCAGTTTTTTGCTAGTTTTCGTCAATAAACAGCGATTAGTGGCGATATTTCCCCGCAATCGACTGTTAGGAGCGATCGTTGGCAGTGCCATCGGATTAATCTTACCCGTCGGACAATACGGCACGATTCCCGTCGCTAGAAGATTTTTATTAGAGGGAGTACCCCCAGGGGTGGTGTTTAGCTTTCTCACCGCTGCACCTACCCTAAATATCGTCACTCTTTGGCTAACTTGGCAGACTTTCACCTATTCTAGTATTTTCTTCTATCGATCGCTTTCGGTCTGGTTAATGGCAATTTTTATCGGCACTCTCTTTAGTTTCTACCGGGAAAAACCCCGCACCGATAGCGAAATTCCCCTGGAATCGAGTTTAGTTCTTTCCGGGAGTTTTTTACCGGAGGAAGCAGCCAGTCAACCCCTGCAAAGAGTCGGCAGTCTTGTTTATGAGTATAAAACTAGAGATAGGCAAGCTTGGCCGATTTCTGTGCAGTTATTTCTCGATAACTTTATCGATGAAGCACTGGAATTAGGGGGATTATTAATTATAGGCTGTGCAATCGCTAGTGTCTTTCAGCTATTATTACCTCAGAGTCAATTAATTGCCTGGGGGAATACTCCCGTTACTCAAATTCTCGTGCAGTTGTTCTTTGGTTTCACCCTCGCTGTTAATGCCAGTCTTAGCACTTTTGTCCCCGGTTCTTTAATTACTAATCTGTCCGTGGGTTCCACTCTAGCTTTTTTACTGATCGCTTCCCTCATTGATATTAAAGCTTTTATCCTCCTCCTATCAGCTTTCCGTGCTAAAATCGTCCTTTATTTCGGAATTTTATGGCTGTTAATGACTTTTTTAGTGGCTCTGATCCTCGGTTTTTATCTAGGTTGA